The following coding sequences lie in one Sorghum bicolor cultivar BTx623 chromosome 6, Sorghum_bicolor_NCBIv3, whole genome shotgun sequence genomic window:
- the LOC8060406 gene encoding protein DETOXIFICATION 49, which produces MTSCAGDATVACRDDARPHGDAACGVSCPLLAKPAGEVHIPVAGEDAPAVPVLTTKSPGRLATAVKEALFVFLGMAFPKTPVVSSSDARGEARSILGLALPMILTGLLLYLRSMISMLFLGRLGGLALAGGSLAIGFANITGYSVLSGLAMGMEPICGQAFGAGNFSLLGITMQRTVLLLIAAAVPIGGLWMHMRPLLLLCGQDTGIAAVAETYILASLPDLVLQAFIHPVRIYLRAQSINLPLTVCAALAIAIHLPINYVLVTVLGLGIRGVAFASVLANLNLLLFLLGYIFFMGVHRRTGGFVLSRESFRGWGELASLALPSCVSVCLEWWWYEIMILLCGLLLNPQATVASMGILIQTTSLIYIFPSSLSFGVSTRVSNELGANRPEDASRAATVGLMLGFAFGGLASAFAFAVRNVWASMFTADPAIIALTASVLPVLGLCELGNCPQTTGCGVLRGSARPKDAASINLRSFYLVGTPVALVLAFWLHYDFKGLWFGLLAAQATCMVRMLLVIGRTDWASEAKRSRQLTGAKDSDDKAGGDEKSRLLLGDTDMEKANAHSDQC; this is translated from the coding sequence ATGACGTCGTGCGCGGGAGACGCCACGGTGGCGTGCAGGGATGACGCGCGGCCGCACGGGGACGCGGCCTGCGGCGTCTCCTGCCCCTTGCTCGCCAAGCCCGCTGGGGAGGTCCACATCCCGGTGGCCGGCGAAGACGCGCCTGCCGTGCCCGTGCTCACGACCAAGTCGCCCGGGCGGCTCGCCACCGCGGTGAAGGAGGCCCTGTTCGTATTCCTGGGCATGGCGTTCCCGAAGACGCCCGTGGTGTCGTCCAGCGACGCGCGTGGCGAGGCGCGGTCGATTCTTGGCCTCGCGCTCCCGATGATTCTGACGGGCCTCCTCCTCTACCTCCGCTCCATGATTTCGATGCTCTTCCTCGGTCGTCTCGGCGGCCTGGCGCTCGCCGGCGGGTCACTCGCCATCGGCTTCGCCAATATCACTGGGTATTCCGTGCTCTCCGGCCTCGCCATGGGCATGGAACCCATATGCGGCCAGGCATTCGGCGCGGGCAACTTCTCGCTGCTCGGAATCACCATGCAGAGGACGGTGCTGCTGCTCATCGCCGCGGCCGTTCCCATCGGTGGCCTCTGGATGCACATgcggcctctcctcctcctctgcggCCAGGACACCGGCATCGCGGCGGTCGCCGAGACCTACATTCTGGCGTCGCTCCCGGACCTCGTCCTCCAGGCGTTCATCCACCCCGTGCGGATATACCTCCGGGCGCAGTCCATCAACCTGCCGCTCACGGTCTGCGCCGCGCTCGCCATTGCCATCCACCTCCCCATCAACTACGTCCTCGTCACCGTCCTCGGCCTCGGCATCAGAGGGGTGGCATTCGCCTCCGTGCTGGCGAACCTGAACCTCCTACTCTTCCTCCTCGGCTACATCTTCTTCATGGGCGTCCACAGGCGCACCGGCGGCTTCGTGCTCTCCCGCGAGAGCTTCCGCGGCTGGGGCGAGCTCGCCAGCCTCGCGCTGCCGAGCTGCGTCAGCGTCTGCCTCGAGTGGTGGTGGTATGAGATCATGATCCTGCTGTGCGGCCTGCTGCTGAACCCGCAGGCAACGGTGGCGTCCATGGGCATCCTGATCCAGACCACGTCACTCATCTACATCTTCCCTTCCTCCCTCAGCTTCGGCGTGTCCACCCGCGTCAGCAACGAGCTGGGCGCGAACCGGCCCGAGGACGCGAGCCGCGCCGCCACGGTGGGGCTCATGCTGGGCTTCGCCTTCGGCGGCTTGGCGTCCGCGTTCGCGTTCGCGGTGCGGAACGTGTGGGCGAGCATGTTCACGGCCGACCCGGCGATCATCGCGCTCACCGCGTCGGTGCTGCCCGTCCTGGGCCTGTGCGAGCTCGGCAACTGCCCGCAGACGACGGGCTGCGGCGTGCTGCGCGGCAGCGCCAGGCCCAAGGACGCCGCCAGCATCAACCTCCGGTCCTTCTACCTCGTGGGCACGCCGGTGGCGCTCGTCCTGGCCTTCTGGCTCCACTACGACTTCAAGGGCCTCTGGTTCGGGCTCCTGGCGGCGCAGGCCACCTGCATGGTGCGCATGCTGCTGGTCATCGGCCGCACGGACTGGGCGAGCGAGGCCAAGCGCTCGAGGCAGCTCACCGGAGCCAAGGACAGCGACGACAAGGCTGGCGGAGACGAGAAgtcgcgcttgttgcttggCGACACGGACATGGAGAAAGCCAATGCTCACTCTGATCAGTGTTGA